A section of the Petrimonas sulfuriphila genome encodes:
- a CDS encoding FecR family protein encodes MISNSRPFHKTHSELLRDKKYLLWRFSPSRELDRYWNVLIKQNLELQKEIDIADGYLKKKSFPKRYLKVEKKEKILQEILFSVQQKRKNKEKKRERILRLVSYGTVASILLLIGMFIYQISQSGSTGQISIYQNETESIQLITTGKTTLFDKNISLQIDKMGIARIPDDNKGGEVEIAMSKNGLNKLIVPYGKRTTVTLYDGTKIWLNSGSTLTFPSEFEENKREISITGEMYIEVAENKKAPFFVKTSDFCVSVLGTKFCISAYEKQPQTVVLAEGKVNLMAKKTKKDIDFLLMPNEMALLNNNHSFSKRQVDASQYITWTKGYIILNETPVEDLLNYIARNYNFSLKCTNATNLKGLTCNGKLYLSDNIDNVMKSIAILSNTTYKKENNTIYIRNNKKIAK; translated from the coding sequence ATGATAAGCAATAGTCGCCCTTTTCATAAAACTCATTCTGAATTGCTACGAGATAAAAAATATCTATTGTGGCGATTTTCTCCTTCAAGAGAATTAGACAGATATTGGAATGTATTGATAAAACAAAATCTTGAATTACAGAAGGAAATTGATATTGCTGATGGATACCTGAAAAAAAAGTCTTTTCCAAAAAGATATCTCAAAGTAGAGAAAAAAGAAAAAATCCTTCAGGAGATATTATTTTCAGTACAGCAAAAAAGAAAAAACAAAGAGAAAAAGAGAGAGAGAATCCTAAGATTAGTAAGTTACGGGACAGTAGCTTCAATTCTGCTATTAATAGGAATGTTTATATATCAAATATCTCAATCTGGCTCCACCGGACAAATATCAATCTATCAAAATGAGACTGAAAGTATTCAGCTTATAACTACTGGTAAGACAACATTGTTTGATAAAAATATCAGTTTGCAAATTGATAAAATGGGTATAGCAAGAATCCCAGATGATAACAAAGGGGGAGAGGTTGAAATTGCAATGAGCAAGAATGGGCTCAATAAACTTATAGTACCTTACGGAAAACGTACAACAGTTACCCTCTACGACGGAACAAAGATTTGGCTCAATTCAGGTTCTACACTGACCTTCCCTTCAGAGTTCGAAGAAAATAAGCGCGAAATATCAATAACAGGCGAGATGTATATAGAAGTGGCTGAAAATAAAAAAGCACCTTTTTTTGTTAAAACATCCGATTTTTGTGTCAGCGTGTTAGGAACAAAATTTTGTATTTCGGCGTATGAAAAACAGCCACAGACTGTTGTACTAGCGGAAGGCAAAGTGAATTTAATGGCAAAAAAAACAAAAAAAGATATAGATTTTCTGCTTATGCCAAACGAAATGGCATTACTCAATAACAATCACTCATTTAGCAAGCGTCAGGTTGATGCATCGCAATATATCACCTGGACTAAAGGGTATATAATACTTAATGAAACGCCCGTAGAGGATTTATTGAATTACATAGCACGAAATTATAATTTCTCGTTAAAATGTACAAATGCTACAAACCTGAAAGGTCTTACATGCAATGGGAAACTATATCTTTCTGATAATATAGACAATGTAATGAAATCAATCGCAATACTATCTAACACAACATATAAGAAAGAAAATAACACAATTTACATAAGAAATAATAAAAAGATCGCAAAATAG